A genomic segment from Gracilinanus agilis isolate LMUSP501 chromosome 1, AgileGrace, whole genome shotgun sequence encodes:
- the LOC123230530 gene encoding zinc finger protein OZF-like has product LYECKQCGKTFTERRSLAAHQRIHTGEKPYECKQCGKAFTWKVSLTKHQRIHTGEKPYECKQCGKAFTQSDSFAAHQRIHTGEKPYECKHCGKAFTWKVSLVTHQRIHTGEKPYECIQCGKAFIRRSHFAKHQRIHTGEKPYECKQCGKAFIRRSYLAKHQRIHTGEKPYECTQCGKAFTQRRSLAAHKTIHTGEKPYECKHCGKAFPWKVSLSKHQRIHSGEKSYECKHCGKVFTERGSLAKHRSIHAGEKPYKCTQCGKAFTVRSNLTKHQRIHTGEKPYQCKHCGKAFTQGSHLTKHQRIHTGEKPYECKHCGKGFTQRDSLPGALVPSPGASEGFPSFGPRRSGGCARAMPASLSQATLDGPPYWGHQP; this is encoded by the exons ctttatgagtgtaaacagtgtggaaagacttttacagAGAGAAGATCTCTTGCTgctcatcagagaattcacacaggagagaaaccttatgaatgtaaacagtgtggaaaggcttttacatggAAGGTCTCTCTcactaaacatcagagaatccacactggagagaaaccttatgaatgtaaacagtgtggaaaggctttcacacagagtgATTCttttgctgcacatcagagaatccacactggagagaaaccttatgaatgtaaacactgtggaaaggcttttacatggAAG GTCTCTCTTgttacacatcagagaatccacactggagaaaaaccttatgaatgtatacagtgtggaaaggcttttataaGGAGGAGCCAttttgctaaacatcagagaatccacactggagagaaaccttatgaatgtaaacaatgtggaaaggctttcataagGAGGAGCTATCTTGccaaacatcagagaatccacactggagagaaaccttatgaatgtacacagtgtggaaaggctttcacacagagaaGATCTCTTGCTGCACATAAGacaatccatactggagagaaaccttatgaatgtaaacactgtggaaaggcttttccGTGGAAGGTTTCTCTctctaaacatcagagaatccactctggagagaaatcttatgaatgtaaacactgtggaaaggttTTCACAGAGAGGGGTTCTCTTGCTAAACATCGGAGCATCCAtgctggagagaaaccttataaatgtacacagtgtggaaaggcttttacagtgAGAAGTAATCTcactaaacatcagagaatccacacaggagagaaaccttatcaatgtaaacactgtggaaaggctttcactcaGGGAAGCCATCTcactaaacatcagagaatccacactggagagaaaccttatgaatgtaaacactgtggaaagggtTTCACACAGAGGGACTCTCTT CCAGGCGCCCTGGTGCCCTCCCCAGGAGCCTCCGAGGGCTTCCCCTCCTTTGGGCCCAGGCGCTCCGGGGGCTGTGCCCGTGCCATGCCAGCTTCATTATCCCAGGCCACTCTAGACGGTCCACCGTATTGGGGCCACCAGCCTTAG